One Raphanus sativus cultivar WK10039 unplaced genomic scaffold, ASM80110v3 Scaffold0072, whole genome shotgun sequence genomic window carries:
- the LOC108844561 gene encoding LOW QUALITY PROTEIN: binding partner of ACD11 1 (The sequence of the model RefSeq protein was modified relative to this genomic sequence to represent the inferred CDS: deleted 2 bases in 2 codons) yields the protein MATRSVKVGNLSSGATEHDIKEFFSFSGEVETIDIQFNEHSAYVTFKDPQGAETAVLLSGASIADQSVIIEMAPNYTPPAAHHTETQSGGVGGAAESVVQKAEDVVSSMLAKGFILGKTPSAKAKAFDEKLGFTSTATAGVASIDQKIGLSQKFTAGTSLVNDRIKEVDQSFQVTERTKSAFASAEQTVSSAGTAVMKNRYVLTGVSWAAGAFSRVAKAAGEVSQKTKEKVEAEHPPPSPQPSESSQQQPPERYDPIHSSEYSKK from the exons ATGGCG ACAAGGTCAGTAAAAGTTGGGAATCTCTCCTCAGGAGCAACGGAGCATGATATCAAAgagttcttctctttctctggTGAAGTTGAAACCATTGACATCCAATT TAACGAGCATAGTGCTTATGTCACATTCAAAGATCCTCAAGGAGCTGAGACCGCTGTCCTCTTATCC gGTGCAAGTATTGCCGATCAATCAGTCATCATCGAGATGGCTCCTAACTACACTCCACCTGCTGCTCATCATACT GAAACACAGAGCGGTGGTGTCGGAGGCGCTGCAGAATCAGTTGTCCAGAAGGCAGAAGACGTTGTGAGCAGCATGTTAGCAAAGGGTTTCATCCTCGGAAAGACGCCGTCGGCCAAAGCAAAAGCTTTCGACGAAAAACTCGGTTTCACTTCA ACCGCAACCGCAGGAGTCGCTTCCATAGACCAGAAAATCGGCCTAAGCCAAAAATTCACAGCCGGTACGAGCCTGGTGAACGACAGGATCAAAGAGGTGGACCAGAGCTTCCAGGTCACGGAGAGGACCAAGTCTGCATTTGCCTCTGCGGAACAGACGGTTAGCAGCGCAGGAACCGCCGTGATGAAGAACCGCTATGTGTTGACC GGTGTGAGCTGGGCCGCTGGAGCGTTCAGCAGAGTTGCTAAAGCGGCTGGAGAGGTTAgtcagaaaacaaaagaaaaggttgAAGCTGAGCATCCACCACCGTCACCACAACCGTCAGAGTCGTCGCAGCAGCAACCACCGGAAAGGTATGATCCGATTCATTCGTCTGAATACTCCAAGAAATAA
- the LOC130500987 gene encoding LOW QUALITY PROTEIN: external alternative NAD(P)H-ubiquinone oxidoreductase B4, mitochondrial-like (The sequence of the model RefSeq protein was modified relative to this genomic sequence to represent the inferred CDS: inserted 1 base in 1 codon), translated as MSSHSFYNRAYSFFKAYPSASKLLLLSTCSGGGLLVFSDSGPPRRALTSDGQEVPKKKVVVLGSGWGGYSFLSHFNNPNYDVKVVSPRNFFLFTPLLPSVTNGTVEARSIVEPIRGLMRKKGFEYTEAECVEIDPSSKKIHCRSKDGSNVDKEFDMDYDILVVAVGAKPNTFNTPGVEEHAHFLKEAEDALKIRRSVINCFERASLPSLTEEERKKILHFVVVGGGPTGVEFSAELHDFLVEDVAKIYPKVQEFTRITLLEAGDHILNMFDKRITAFAEEKFQRDGIDLKTKNMVVXVTADEISTKEIATGKIVSEPYGMVVWSTGVGIRPVIKEFMHRIGQGQRRVLATDEWLRVEGCDSVYALGDTATINQRRVMEDIAAIFSKADKGETGTLNKKEFKSVVKDICQRYPQVELYLKKKKLRNIANLLKSANGDDTEVNIETFKQALSEVDTQMKNLPATAQVASQQGKYLAKCFNKMEKCEKKPEGPLRFRGEGRHRFQPFRYRHFGSFAPLGGEQTAAELPGDWVSIGHSSQWLWYSVYASKLVSWRTRSLVVSDWVRRFIFGRDSSSI; from the exons ATGAGTTCCCATAGCTTCTACAATAGAGCTTACAGCTTCTTCAAAGCTTACCCTTCTGCTTCCAAGCTCCTCCTTCTCAGCACCTGCAG CGGTGGAGGTCTACTAGTTTTTTCAGACTCGGGTCCACCGAGACGTGCATTAACCTCGGATGGACAAGAAGTACCGAAGAAGAAAGTTGTCGTCCTCGGGAGCGGCTGGGGAGGCTACAGCTTCTTGAGCCACTTCAACAACCCTAACTACGACGTCAAAGTCGTCTCCCCGCGCAACTTCTTCCTATTCACCCCTCTCCTGCCGAGCGTCACCAACGGCACCGTCGAAGCCCGCAGCATCGTCGAGCCCATCCGCGGCCTCATGCGCAAGAAAGGGTTCGAGTACACCGAGGCGGAGTGCGTCGAGATCGATCCCTCCAGCAAGAAGATCCACTGCAGATCCAAGGACGGCTCTAACGTTGATAAGGAGTTTGACATGGACTACGATATTCTTGTCGTTGCCGTTGGAGCTAAGCCCAACACGTTCAACACCCCTGGAGTCGAGGAGCACGCTCACTTTTTAAAAGAAGCCGAGGACGCGCTCAAGATTCGTCGATCTGTCATCAACTGTTTCGAGAGAGCTTCTCTTCCTTCTCTAACCGAAGAAGAGAGGAAAAAGATTCTCCACTTCGTAGTGGTCGGTGGGGGGCCCACCGGGGTCGAGTTCTCTGCTGAGTTGCATGACTTTTTGGTCGAGGACGTGGCGAAGATTTACCCCAAGGTTCAAGAGTTTACGAGGATCACTCTTCTCGAAGCTGGAGACCACATTCTCAACATGTTTGACAAGAGGATCACTGCGTTTGCCGAGGAGAAGTTCCAGAGAGACGGTATTGATCTGAAGACTAAGAACATGGTTG GAGTGACTGCCGATGAGATATCAACAAAGGAGATAGCGACTGGGAAGATTGTGTCTGAGCCTTATGGTATGGTTGTGTGGTCGACGGGGGTTGGGATACGTCCTGTCATCAAGGAGTTTATGCACCGGATTGGTCAG GGTCAGAGGCGTGTCTTGGCGACTGATGAATGGCTTAGAGTGGAGGGATGTGACAGTGTCTATGCTTTAGGTGATACTGCAACCATCAACCAACGTAGAGTCATG GAAGATATAGCTGCAATTTTCAGTAAGGCAGACAAGGGAGAGACGGGAACATTGAACAAGAAAGAGTTCAAAAGTGTGGTGAAAGACATCTGCCAGAGGTACCCTCAGGTGGAGCTttacttgaagaagaagaaactcagaAACATTGCAAACTTGCTGAAGAGTGCTAATGGTGATGACACGGAGGTCAACATCGAGACGTTTAAGCAAGCTCTCTCTGAGGTTGATACTCAGATGAAGAATCTTCCAGCAACTGCACAG GTTGCGTCACAACAAGGGAAGTACCTTGCGAAGTGCTTTAATAAAATGGAGAAGTGTGAGAAGAAGCCAGAGGGACCACTGAGGTTTAGAGGAGAAGGTAGGCACAGGTTCCAGCCGTTTAGGTACAGACATTTCGGATCGTTTGCTCCGCTTGGAGGGGAACAGACAGCGGCTGAACTGCCAGGGGATTGGGTCTCCATTGGTCACAGCAGCCAGTGGCTATGGTACTCTGTCTACGCTAGCAAACTGGTGAGCTGGCGCACAAGGTCGCTCGTGGTCTCTGACTGGGTTCGACGCTTTATCTTTGGCCGTGACTCTAGTAGCATctaa
- the LOC130500988 gene encoding LOW QUALITY PROTEIN: AP-5 complex subunit mu-like (The sequence of the model RefSeq protein was modified relative to this genomic sequence to represent the inferred CDS: inserted 1 base in 1 codon; deleted 1 base in 1 codon), producing the protein MPSGCSIRALWIINNHDTVVFSRRFPVVEKRWRSAFKTENENTGGSDPPKLPTDQQLAVAFARRKRREGSSRGYGLRVAQSTKGSDSWLDDPITRHIISLSLLSEEDNEPNENEETNILWPVVLHTKALYHILVLPLVDPKEMRDFVKLCNRSDCGSAVGEDLSLSSLLLNMSSITGAFMVAHSFGDIISGDTAEPEVVVTASPSVGGLFDSLTGSIGMSSRPRPVAAAPVASSSSSSGSFTTGAAASDAPKAGQLDKDLLRNFIASAMPFGTPLDLSISNIFAMKANGFSSAEPPHQDLKQPAWKPYLYKGKQRLLFTIHETINAAMYDRDEIPDSVSVAGQINCRAELEGLPDVSXPLAGLSKARIESISFHPCAQVPAHGIDKQNIVFQPPLGNFVLMRYQAGCGLGPPVKGFYQLSMVSEDEGAFLFKVGLMEGYKSPLSMEFCTITMPFPRRRIVAFDGTPSAGTVVTTEHSVEWRVVGSGRGLSGKSLEATFPGTIKFSPLKSRISGEGDDDDESDGEGTENVVNVEDVLVQKMNKDLPAVEMEQPFCWQAYDYAKVSFKIVGASVSRMSIDTKSVNIYPTTKSPVEYSAQVTSGDYILWNTLGKAPSAAVV; encoded by the exons ATGCCCTCTGGCTGCAGCATTAGAGCTCTCTGGATCATCAACAATCACGACACTGTTGTATTCtccag GAGGTTTCCGGTGGTGGAGAAGCGGTGGCGCTCCGCCTTCAAGACGGAAAACGAAAACACCGGCGGCTCAGATCCTCCTAAACTTCCCACCGATCAACAACTCGCTGTAGCTTTCGCTCGTAGAAAGAGACGAGAAGGCTCGAGCCGTGGATACGGCTTACGTGTCGCTCAATCAACAAAAGGATCGGACTCATGGCTCGACGATCCCATCACTCGTCACATCATCAGCCTTTCCTTATTATCTGAGGAGGATAATGAACCTAACGAAAATGAGGAGACGAATATTCTCTGGCCTGTTGTGCTTCACACAAAAGCTCTATATCACATCCTCGTCTTGCCTTTGGTTGACCCAAAGGAGATGAGAGACTTTGTGAAGTTATGTAATAGATCTGATTGTGGATCAGCTGTTGGTGAAGATCTGAGTTTATCATCTCTCTTGCTCAACATGTCTTCCATCACTGG GGCTTTCATGGTGGCACATTCGTTTGGTGACATCATCTCTGGTGATACGGCTGAGCCTGAGGTTGTTGTCACAGCTTCGCCATCAGTTGGAGGATTGTTTGATTCACTAACTGGAAGTATTGGTATGTCTTCGAGGCCAAGACCTGTAGCTGCTGCACCCGTtgcatcttcttcctcctcctctggTTCCTTTACAACCGGAGCTGCGGCATCAGATGCTCCTAAAGCAGGGCAACTTGACAAAGATCTACTTAGAAATTTCATCGCTAGTGCTATGCCCTTTG GTACACCATTAGACCTCAGCATTTCTAATATCTTTGCTATGAAAGCAAATGGTTTTTCCTCTGCTGAGCCTCCTCACCAAGACCTTAAGCAACCAGCTTGGAAGCCGTACTTGTACAAAGGGAAGCAAAGGCTGTTATTCACAATCCATGAGACCATTAACGCTGCAATGTACGACCGCGACGAGATTCCCGACAGTGTATCTGTGGCAGGACAGATAAACTGCCGTGCAGAGCTAGAAGGGCTGCCTGACGTGT TTCCTCTAGCGGGTCTGAGTAAAGCCCGCATCGAGTCTATATCTTTCCACCCGTGCGCGCAAGTCCCAGCACATGGGATTGACAAGCAGAACATTGTTTTCCAACCTCCGTTGGGTAACTTTGTTCTCATGAGGTACCAGGCGGGTTGTGGGCTTGGACCACCGGTGAAAGGGTTTTATcagctatctatggtctcagAGGACGAAGGTGCGTTCCTCTTCAAGGTGGGTCTCATGGAAGGCTACAAGAGTCCTCTCTCGATGGAGTTTTGCACTATTACTATGCCCTTTCCGCGGAGAAGGATTGTGGCGTTTGATGGGACTCCTTCAGCTGGGACTGTTGTGACCACAGAACACTCTGTTGAGTGGAGGGTTGTGGGAAGTGGGCGTGGTCTTTCTGGAAAAAGCCTCGAGGCAACTTTCCCCGGGACAATTAAG TTTAGTCCGTTGAAGAGTAGGATAAGCGGAGAgggagatgatgatgacgagAGTGACGGTGAGGGCACAGAGAATGTGGTGAACGTGGAGGATGTTTTGGTGCAGAAGATGAACAAGGATCTCCCAGCGGTTGAGATGGAGCAACCTTTCTGCTGGCAAGCCTATGACTACGCTAAG GTCTCGTTCAAGATTGTGGGGGCATCTGTATCTCGAATGTCCATCGACACGAAATCG GTCAATATCTATCCAACCACAAAGTCACCAGTCGAGTATTCAGCTCAG GTGACTTCTGGGGATTATATATTGTGGAACACATTGGGGAAGGCTCCATCAGCAGCCGTTGTGTAA
- the LOC108843899 gene encoding TOM1-like protein 1, whose translation MSDNLMDKVTAFGERLKIGGSEVSNKITAGVSSMSIKMKELFQGPNPTDKIVEDATSENLEEPDWDMNLEICDMINQETINSVDLIRGIKKRIMMSKQQPRVQYLALVLLETCVKNCEKAFSEVAAERVLDEMVRVIDDPQTVVNNRNKALMLIEAWGESTSELRYLPVFEETYKSLKARGIRFPGRDNESLAPIFTPARSAPAPEVSTELPQHAREPEHVQYNAPPVRSFTAEQTKEAFDIARNSIELLSTVLSSSPQHDALQDDLTTTLVQQCRQSQTTVQRIIETAGEDEALLFESLNVNDELVKTMSKYEEMNKPSAPLTAPEPAMIPVSEEPDDSPLHGKEESLVRKSSSTRASSIHGGGGSGDDMMDDLDEMIFGKKSGGSSTDGGHDSKKSSKDDDLIRF comes from the exons ATGAGTGACAATCTCATGGACAAAGTGACCGCCTTCGGCGAGCGCCTCAAGATCGGAGGCTCAGAAGTGAGCAACAAAATCACCGCCGGCGTTAGCTCCATGAGCATCAAAATGAAGGAGCTTTTCCAAGGCCCCAACCCGACCGACAAAATAGTCGAGGACGCTACCTCGGAGAATCTAGAGGAGCCTGACTGGGACATGAACCTGGAGATATGCGACATGATCAACCAAGAGACGATCAACAGCGTCGATTTGATCCGTGGGATAAAGAAGAGGATCATGATGAGTAAGCAGCAGCCGAGGGTTCAGTACCTCGCCCTTGTTTTGCTCGAGACGTGTGTTAAGAACTGCGAGAAGGCTTTCTCTGAGGTGGCGGCGGAGAGAGTCCTTGATGAGATGGTTAGGGTGATTGATGATCCGCAGACAGTTGTGAATAATCGTAACAAGGCTTTGATGCTGATTGAAGCTTGGGGTGAATCGACCAGTGAGCTTCGTTACTTACCTGTTTTCGAAGAAACTTACAAG AGCTTAAAAGCGAGAGGTATCCGCTTCCCTGGACGAGACAACGAGAGCTTGGCACCTATCTTCACCCCAGCTCGGTCAGCTCCAGCACCAGAAGTGAGCACTGAACTTCCTCAGCATGCGCGTGAGCCTGAGCATGTTCAGTATAATGCTCCTCCTGTAAGAAGCTTTACCGCTGAGCAGACAAAGGAAGCTTTCGATATAGCAAGAAACAGCATTGAACTTCTTTCCACGGttctctcctcttctcctcaGCACGATGCTTTACAG GATGACTTAACAACGACACTTGTACAGCAGTGTCGCCAGTCCCAAACCACTGTCCAAAGAATCATCGAAACAGCAGGTGAAGACGAAGCTCTTCTGTTTGAATCCTTGAATGTGAACGACGAGCTTGTGAAAACTATGTCCAAGTACGAGGAGATGAACAAACCCTCTGCACCGCTAACCGCGCCTGAGCCAGCCATGATTCCTGTCTCTGAAGAGCCTGATGACTCTCCGCTTCATGGAAAAGAAGAATCTCTGGTCAGAAAATCGTCGAGTACACGAGCTTCTTCGATCCATGGAGGTGGTGGGAGTGGGGATGACATGATGGATGATCTTGATGAGATGATATTTGGCAAGAAGAGCGGCGGTTCCTCGACAGATGGCGGACATGACTCGAAGAAGTCGTCTAAAGATGATGATCTCATTCGATTCTGA
- the LOC108846184 gene encoding uncharacterized protein LOC108846184 encodes MDSELILHEGGCHCGKIKWRVKASRRVVAWSCNCTDCSMRGNVHFIVPSSDFELLGDSKDFITTYTFGTHTAKHTFCKVCGITSFYTPRSNPDGVAVTVKCVKPGTLDHVEVRSYDGQNWEKSHKETGIASFSKDSS; translated from the coding sequence ATGGACTCAGAGCTGATACTTCACGAAGGAGGATGCCACTGTGGGAAGATCAAATGGAGAGTAAAAGCATCGAGAAGAGTGGTGGCATGGAGCTGCAACTGCACAGACTGTTCAATGAGAGGCAACGTTCATTTCATCGTTCCTTCAAGCGACTTTGAGCTTCTCGGTGATTCCAAAGATTTCATCACCACTTACACTTTCGGGACTCACACGGCCAAGCACACCTTCTGCAAGGTCTGTGGGATCACATCGTTTTATACCCCCAGGTCTAACCCCGATGGAGTTGCAGTCACTGTTAAGTGTGTTAAGCCAGGGACACTGGACCACGTAGAGGTTAGAAGCTATGATGGTCAGAACTGGGAAAAGTCGCATAAAGAGACCGGTATTGCTTCGTTCTCCAAAGACTCGAGCTAA
- the LOC108835141 gene encoding uncharacterized protein LOC108835141, which produces MASEGAKDPWKGEEWGTSENQNQKKQTKPSGGGVKMVARARKQMPRGLEEKYEAYFLPRKPWPSTLAFYGSFILGGIGAGMLIEAWINKKVKEDGGVVWEFDKK; this is translated from the coding sequence ATGGCAAGTGAAGGGGCGAAGGATCCATGGAAAGGAGAGGAGTGGGGGACGAGTGAGAATCAGAATCAGAAGAAGCAGACGAAGCCAAGTGGTGGTGGTGTAAAAATGGTGGCGAGAGCGAGAAAACAGATGCCGAGGGGACTCGAAGAGAAGTACGAAGCTTACTTCCTGCCGAGAAAGCCATGGCCATCGACTCTTGCCTTCTACGGAAGCTTCATACTTGGTGGGATCGGTGCTGGTATGCTTATAGAAGCTTGGATCAACAAAAAGGTCAAAGAAGATGGTGGAGTCGTTTGGGAATTCGACAAGAAGTGA